A region from the Campylobacter subantarcticus LMG 24377 genome encodes:
- a CDS encoding response regulator, with protein MEEKILIIDDNKMLTKLLAKKVESTLGLKVDVAFDMNSAKELVKNNYFMAFVDLCLPDAPNGEVVDVILEKNIPAIVLTGSSDGQTRKKFMEKDIIGYIQKESESCIDEMLSSIRMLQKNNKTKIILAIANVTLRAEMKKNLNNQLFNVLAAAHGEEALSYLSDNPDTRLVICDATMPVINGEDLLVEIRSKYSKIELGVIMVGDKDDALEARAFRKGVNDYVIRPFQKESLNCRVNNCLDYMQKCVLLDEYSLGKDLLTGLDDYASFEKRFLDYLEDMQESEELALALIDIDNLATINYELSYDCGDGVIKYTAKKIKDQIRGMDLATKIEDGKFYVLLKNTGNKEALKAFSNIRVNIAKESVLITLDEVDYSVSVGVAFGGKSSQMQELLNNAQKALDLAKANGKNRVEVCF; from the coding sequence ATGGAAGAAAAAATTTTAATTATTGATGATAATAAAATGCTTACAAAACTTTTAGCAAAAAAAGTAGAGAGTACCTTAGGTTTAAAAGTAGATGTTGCTTTTGATATGAATAGTGCTAAAGAATTAGTAAAGAATAATTATTTTATGGCTTTTGTGGATCTTTGTTTGCCAGATGCTCCTAATGGAGAAGTGGTGGATGTGATATTAGAAAAAAATATCCCTGCTATTGTTCTTACAGGAAGTAGCGATGGGCAAACACGTAAAAAATTTATGGAAAAAGACATCATAGGTTATATTCAAAAAGAGAGCGAAAGCTGTATCGATGAGATGTTAAGTTCTATTAGAATGTTGCAAAAAAACAATAAAACTAAAATTATTCTAGCAATTGCTAATGTGACTTTACGTGCAGAAATGAAAAAAAATCTAAATAACCAACTTTTTAACGTTTTAGCAGCAGCACATGGAGAAGAAGCTTTGAGTTATCTTAGTGACAATCCTGATACTAGATTGGTTATTTGTGATGCGACTATGCCAGTAATTAATGGAGAAGATTTGCTTGTTGAAATTCGCTCAAAGTACTCCAAAATAGAACTTGGTGTGATTATGGTTGGAGATAAAGATGATGCTTTAGAAGCAAGAGCTTTTAGAAAAGGCGTGAATGATTATGTTATTAGACCTTTTCAAAAAGAATCACTCAATTGTAGGGTAAATAACTGCTTAGACTATATGCAAAAATGTGTTTTATTAGATGAATATAGTTTGGGTAAGGATTTATTAACCGGACTTGATGATTATGCTAGCTTTGAAAAAAGATTTTTAGACTATTTAGAAGATATGCAAGAGAGTGAAGAATTAGCATTAGCTTTGATAGATATTGATAATTTGGCGACTATTAATTATGAGTTAAGTTATGATTGTGGTGATGGTGTGATTAAATATACTGCCAAAAAAATCAAGGATCAAATTCGCGGTATGGACTTGGCTACAAAAATCGAAGATGGTAAATTTTATGTACTTTTGAAAAATACGGGCAATAAAGAAGCACTAAAAGCTTTTTCAAATATTAGAGTTAACATTGCTAAAGAAAGCGTATTGATAACACTAGATGAAGTAGATTATAGTGTTTCTGTGGGTGTTGCTTTTGGAGGTAAATCTAGTCAAATGCAAGAACTATTAAACAATGCCCAAAAAGCTTTGGATTTAGCAAAGGCAAATGGAAAAAATAGGGTAGAGGTATGTTTTTAG